The proteins below come from a single Triticum aestivum cultivar Chinese Spring chromosome 5D, IWGSC CS RefSeq v2.1, whole genome shotgun sequence genomic window:
- the LOC123125221 gene encoding acyl transferase 1 — MVTFTARRSEPELVRPARPTPVETKALSDLDDQWSLRFYESIVGFFRSPPGESVKPGKVAKGIKAAVAAALVYYYPMAGRLRKLPEGNKLVVDCTGEGVMFVEASADVRLEDLGQPLVPPYPCVEEFLGDAGDTRDVLAKPLLFLQVTQLKCGGFVIGLHMCHCIADGFGILQFIKSIADFACGELIPTTLPVWKRDTFTARMPPSITHVYPAYKTFIQGLDCTGDDVMLSTPPQSMEVQYLFFGPKEVAILRSHLPEHLSKSTTTFELLTTVMWRCRTLALGYGSSQKVRIMFTLNTRGRSINGESIVPRGYYGNAHFSPMVEITVNELVTKPFEQVLELIHKVKLGTTKDCMKSMVDLMALWRDRSPFGMDRTYEVSDTKWVGGNALKFRKAELVAAGTPHAGDFTSKLISYHTKCKNKDGEDSTVVSILLPKPAMVKFTEEMAIWLKK, encoded by the exons ATGGTGACGTTCACGGCACGCCGGAGCGAGCCCGAGCTGGTGCGCCCGGCGCGGCCGACGCCCGTCGAGACCAAGGCCCTCTCCGACCTCGACGACCAGTGGTCGCTGCGCTTCTACGAGTCCATCGTCGGCTTCTTCCGCAGCCCGCCCGGCGAAAGCGTCAAGCCGGGCAAAGTGGCCAAGGGCATCAAGGCCGCCGTGGCGGCGGCTCTGGTGTACTACTACCCCATGGCTGGGCGTCTGCGGAAGCTCCCCGAGGGAAACAAGCTGGTGGTGGACTGCACGGGGGAAGGGGTGATGTTCGTGGAGGCCAGCGCAGACGTGCGGCTGGAGGACCTCGGCCAGCCGTTGGTGCCGCCGTACCCGTGCGTCGAGGAGTTCCTGGGAGACGCCGGTGACACCAGGGATGTGCTTGCCAAGCCTCTGCTTTTCCTGCAG GTGACACAACTCAAGTGTGGAGGATTTGTTATTGGGCTTCACATGTGCCATTGCATtgctgatggttttggtatcctccAATTTATCAAATCCATAGCCGATTTTGCATGTGGTGAACTCATCCCAACCACTTTGCCCGTATGGAAACGAGATACCTTCACAGCACGTATGCCACCCTCTATCACGCATGTCTACCCAGCATATAAAACATTTATTCAGGGGTTGGACTGCACGGGAGATGACGTGATGCTATCAACTCCCCCGCAAAGCATGGAAGTGCAATATTTATTTTTTGGACCGAAAGAAGTAGCAATTTTAAGGAGCCACCTCCCAGAACACCTTTCCAAATCCACCACAACTTTTGAGTTGCTTACGACTGTTATGTGGCGGTGTCGCACATTGGCACTTGGTTATGGATCTAGTCAGAAAGTGCGTATCATGTTTACTTTAAATACACGTGGGAGAAGCATTAATGGTGAAAGCATTGTCCCACGTGGTTACTATGGAAATGCACATTTTTCTCCCATGGTCGAGATCACCGTCAATGAGCTTGTTACAAAGCCCTTTGAACAAGTACTTGAGCTGATACACAAAGTCAAGTTAGGCACCACAAAGGATTGCATGAAGTCAATGGTTGATTTGATGGCATTATGGCGAGATCGTTCACCTTTCGGTATGGACAGAACATATGAAGTTAGTGATACAAAGTGGGTTGGAGGCAATGCATTGAAATTTCGGAAGGCCGAGCTAGTTGCTGCTGGCACACCACATGCTGGTGACTTCACGTCAAAGTTGATTAGCTATCATACCAAGTGCAAGAATAAAGACGGTGAGGACTCAACCGTGGTATCAATCTTATTACCTAAACCTGCAATGGTGAAGTTCACAGAAGAGATGGCGATTTGGTTGAAGAAGTAG
- the LOC123125222 gene encoding acyl transferase 1-like, whose product MVTFTARRREPELVRPARPTPVETKALSDLDDQWSLRFYESIVGFFRSPPGESTTPGKVAKGIKAAVAGALVYYYPMAGRLRKLPDGNKLVVDCTGEGVMFVEATADVRLEDLGQPLVPPYPCVEEFLGDAGNTRDVIGKPLLFLQLSREKGEKVKSLLGNSDYGSFSSGKSFKKVTQLKCGGFVIGLHMCHCIADGFGILQFIKFIADLACGELIPTTLPVWKRDIFTARIPPSVSHVYSAYKPFLLGLDCRGNDVMLSTPPETMEVQYLFFGPKEIEILKSHVPGHLSKSTTTFELITAVMWRCRTLALGYESNQKVRVMFTLNARGRSINGESVAVPHGYYGNAHLSPVVEVTVDELSTKPLAHILELMRKVKMDTTKACVKSMVDLMALWREWSPFCMDRTYEVSDTKWVGGNTLQFGKAELVAAGTPHAGDFTSKLISYHTKCKNQDGEDSTVVSILLPKLAMEKFTKEMAIWLKK is encoded by the exons ATGGTGACCTTCACGGCGCGCCGGAGGGAGCCCGAGCTGGTGCGCCCGGCGCGGCCGACGCCCGTCGAAACCAAGGCCCTCTCCGATCTCGACGACCAGTGGTCGCTGCGGTTCTACGAGTCCATCGTCGGCTTCTTCCGCAGCCCGCCGGGCGAAAGCACCACGCCGGGCAAAGTGGCCAAGGGCATCAAGGCGGCCGTGGCGGGGGCTCTCGTGTACTACTACCCCATGGCCGGACGCCTGAGGAAGCTCCCCGACGGCAACAAGCTGGTGGTGGACTGCACGGGGGAAGGGGTGATGTTTGTGGAGGCCACCGCGGACGTGCGGCTGGAGGACCTGGGCCAGCCGCTGGTGCCTCCGTACCCGTGTGtcgaggagttcttgggcgacGCCGGCAACACGAGAGATGTCATTGGCAAGCCTCTGCTCTTCCTGCAG CTGTCTAGGGAAAAGGGAGAGAAAGTGAAAAGTTTGCTAGGAAATTCAGACTATGGGTCTTTTTCATCGGGTAAAAGTTTCAAGAAA GTGACACAACTCAAATGTGGAGGATTTGTCATTGGGCTTCACATGTGTCATTGCATTGCTGATGGTTTTGGCATCCTCCAATTTATAAAATTTATAGCTGATCTTGCATGTGGTGAACTTATCCCAACCACCTTGCCAGTGTGGAAAAGAGATATTTTCACAGCACGTATCCCACCCTCCGTCTCACACGTCTACTCGGCTTATAAACCATTTCTTCTTGGGTTAGATTGCAGAGGAAATGATGTGATGCTATCAACTCCACCAGAAACTATGGAAGTGCAATATTTATTCTTTGGACCAAAAGAGATAGAGATTTTAAAAAGCCATGTCCCAGGACATCTATCCAAATCTACAACAACATTCGAATTGATTACTGCCGTCATGTGGCGATGTCGCACGTTGGCATTGGGTTATGAATCTAATCAGAAAGTACGTGTCATGTTTACTTTAAATGCACGTGGCAGAAGTATTAATGGGGAAAGTGTTGCCGTCCCACATGGTTACTATGGAAATGCACATCTCTCTCCCGTGGTTGAGGTCACAGTTGATGAGTTGTCTACAAAGCCGTTGGCTCATATACTTGAGCTAATGCGGAAAGTCAAGATGGACACCACGAAGGCTTGTGTGAAGTCAATGGTGGATTTGATGGCTTTATGGAGAGAGTGGTCACCATTCTGCATGGACAGAACATACGAGGTTAGTGATACAAAGTGGGTTGGAGGCAATACCCTACAGTTTGGGAAAGCTGAGTTGGTTGCAGCCGGTACGCCACATGCAGGAGATTTCACTTCAAAGTTGATAAGCTATCATACAAAGTGCAAGAATCAAGACGGTGAAGACTCAACAGTGGTATCAATCTTATTGCCAAAATTGGCAATGGAGAAGTTTACAAAGGAGATGGCAATTTGGTTGAAGAAATAA
- the LOC123125220 gene encoding germin-like protein 9-3: MASINCYYSLVLVVVALASAPSAAVAGDPDILSDFIVPTSMIGMPPMNITGDFFTYTGFRNITMPMPMPGAQNFTVTKATMMEFPALNGQSVAYAMLKFPSESVNPPHTHPRAAELLLVLDGALSVGFVDTAGKLYTQDLAAGDMFVFPKGLVHYQSNPGQSPAVALSAFGSSAPGTVSVPVTVFGTGVDEAVLAKSFKTDLPTVQKLKAALTPPPKK, from the coding sequence ATGGCGTCCATCAACTGCTACTACTCCTTGGTGTTGGTGGTGGTTGCACTGGCCTCGGcgccgtcggccgccgtggccggcgACCCTGACATCCTCAGCGACTTCATCGTGCCGACTTCCATGATCGGCATGCCACCGATGAACATCACCGGCGACTTCTTCACCTACACCGGCTTCCGCAACATTACCATGCCGATGCCGATGCCAGGGGCGCAGAACTTCACTGTGACCAAGGCCACCATGATGGAATTCCCTGCACTCAATGGGCAAAGCGTGGCCTACGCCATGCTCAAGTTCCCCTCCGAATCCGTGAACCCACCACACACCCACCCCCGCGCCGCCGAGCTGCTGCTCGTCCTTGACGGCGCGCTCTCCGTCGGCTTCGTCGACACGGCCGGCAAGCTGTACACGCAGGACCTGGCCGCCGGCGACATGTTCGTGTTCCCCAAGGGCCTGGTGCACTACCAGTCCAACCCAGGCCAAAGCCCCGCCGTTGCGCTCTCCGCATTTGGCAGCTCCGCGCCCGGCACCGTGTCCGTGCCCGTCACCGTGTTCGGCACCGGCGTCGACGAGGCCGTGCTGGCCAAGTCGTTCAAGACCGACCTTCCCACCGTGCAGAAGCTCAAGGCAGCGCTCACTCCACCTCCCAAGAAGTGA
- the LOC123122249 gene encoding protein HAPLESS 2 isoform X1 translates to MAPPRRPPPSRPANHAVFLLLAAAALVGPAVGVEILSKSRLERCALDSGAGGALSCDRKLVLNLAVPSGSSGGESSLVAQVVEVEENDAQAMQTVRDPPVITINKSAVYALYAINYMRDVAYKPEEMFTRTHKCESDAGADVVGVCERIWDQNGHVIEHTEPVCCPCGPHRRVGSSCGSIFDKMIKGKANTAHCVRFPGDWFHVFEIVGRSTGYSIRVQVKKGSSVTEVIVSPENKTVVSKDNFLRVNLIGDFVSHNSMPTFEDFYLVTPRKAGGDGQPQVLGDEFSRWMLLERVRFTLDGLECNKIGVGYEAYRNQPNLCGSPFGSCLYNQLWNFKESDENRIYRNQEPQYIVQGRFDRINQHPNAGAHSFSIGITESLNTNLLIELSADDINYVYQRSPGKIIDINVPTFEALSQVGTAKVTIKNIGKLEASYSLTFDCLSGISYVEEQFHLQEQFFIIKPGQVVIRSFYLRSSSDQASKYRCSAILKASDFSELDRAECQFSTTATVLDNGTQIGPPKQHKKGGIRGFIEAIETLWRNTWDSVIDFFTGRSCSTKCSSFLDLSCHIQYICIGWLVMFGLLLTTLPAVAVLLWLLHQKGMFDPLYDCWEDVFRSPEAAHPKHRGGRGHHAHAHTHHHHHHSKHPHAHKKRSSGAAGQQQHHHHHHVLHRHGGKPDGEQHRHAAALGVQHRDAGHKHHRHGKAPQRERERAPDRERERRHHHSRAA, encoded by the exons ATGGCTCCTCCACGCCGCCCCCCTCCTTCCCGGCCCGCTAACCACGCCGTGttcctcctcctcgccgcggcCGCCCTGGTCGGGCCCGCCGTCGGGGTGGAGATCCTCTCCAAGTCCCGCCTGGAGCGCTGCGCCCTGGACTCGGGGGCCGGCGGCGCCCTCTCCTGCGACCGCAAGCTCGTCCTCAACCTCGCCGTACCCAGCGGCTCC AGCGGCGGCGAGTCGTCGCTGGTGGCGCAGGTGGTGGAGGTCGAGGAGAACGATGCGCAGGCGATGCAGACGGTGCGGGATCCCCCCGTCATCACCATCAACAAGTCCGCCGTCTACGCGCTCTATGCCATCAACTACATGAGG GATGTTGCTTATAAACCAGAGGAAATGTTTACCAGGACACATAAATGTGAGTCAGatgctggtgctgatgttgttgGAGTTTGTGAAAG GATATGGGATCAGAACGGTCACGTAATTGAGCATACAGAG CCGGTTTGCTGTCCATGTGGGCCTCATCGCCGTGTTGGTTCGTCTTGCGGATCAATTT TTGATAAAATGATTAAAGGCAAAGCTAATACGGCTCACTGTGTACGTTTTCCAGGTGATTG GTTTCATGTTTTTGAAATTGTGGGAAGGTCAACTGGGTACAGCATCAGAGTACAAGTAAAGAAAGGCTCTTCTGTAACG GAGGTTATTGTTAGTCCAGAGAATAAAACAGTTGTTTCTAAAGATAACTTTCTGAGGGTAAATCTCATTGGTGACTTTGTTAGTCACAATAGTATGCCAACATTTGAAGACTTCTATCTTGTGACTCCACGGAAG GCTGGTGGTGACGGTCAACCGCAAGTTCTTGGCGATGAGTTTTCCAGGTGGATGCTGTTGGAGAGAGTCCGGTTTACATTAGATGGTCTTGAGTGCAACAAGATTGGTGTTGGGTATGAAGCTTACAGAAACCAGCCTAACCTCTGTGGATCACCATTTGGGAGCTGCTTGTACAATCAGCTTTGGAATTTCAAGGAG TCTGACGAGAATCGAATATACAGAAACCAAGAGCCCCAGTATATTGTGCAGGGAAGATTTGATAGGATCAACCAACACCCG AATGCAGGAGCTCATTCATTCTCTATTGGAATCACAGAAAGTCTGAATACTAATTTGCTGATAGAGCTGAGTGCTGATGATATAAATTATGTATACCAGAG GAGTCCAGGGAAAATAATTGACATTAATGTCCCTACATTTGAAGCCTTAAGCCAAGTTGGTACTGCCAAGGTCACAATTAAGAACATTGGCAAACTGGAAGCTTCATATAGCTTGACG TTCGACTGCTTAAGTGGCATCAGTTATGTGGAG GAGCAATTTCATTTGCAGGAGCAATTCTTCATCATCAAACCTGGCCAAGTGGTTATCCGCTCATTCTATTTGCGTTCCTCATCAGACCAAGCATCAAAATATCGCTGCTCGG CTATTTTGAAAGCGTCAGATTTCAGTGAACTTGACAGAGCAGAATGCCAGTTCTCGACTACAGCCACCGTTCTTGACAATGGAACACAG ATCGGCCCACCGAAGCAGCATAAGAAGGGTGGCATCAGGGGTTTCATCGAAGCCATCGAAACCTTGTGGCGCAACACGTGGGACAGCGTGATCGATTTCTTCACCGGCAGATCATGCAG CACCAAGTGCTCGAGCTTCCTGGACCTGAGCTGCCACATCCAGTACATATGCATCGGCTGGCTCGTCATGTTCGGCCTGCTGCTCACCACGCTACCCGCAG TCGCGGTGCTGCTGTGGCTGCTCCACCAGAAGGGCATGTTCGACCCGCTGTACGACTGCTGGGAGGACGTGTTCAGGTCGCCGGAGGCCGCACACCCGAAGCACCGGGGAGGCCGAGGCCACCACGCGCACGCCCAcacccaccaccatcaccaccacagcAAGCACCCGCACGCGCACAAGAAGCGTAGCAGCGGGGCGGCCGGGCAGCAgcaacaccaccatcaccaccacgtcctCCACAGGCACGGCGGCAAGCCCGACGGCGAGCAGCACCGGCATGCAGCAGCGCTCGGCGTGCAGCACAGGGACGCCGGGCACAAGCACCACCGGCACGGCAAGGCGccgcagagggagagggagagggcaccAGACCGTGAGcgcgagcgccgccaccaccactcTCGGGCGGCGTAG
- the LOC123122249 gene encoding protein HAPLESS 2 isoform X2, giving the protein MAPPRRPPPSRPANHAVFLLLAAAALVGPAVGVEILSKSRLERCALDSGAGGALSCDRKLVLNLAVPSGSSGGESSLVAQVVEVEENDAQAMQTVRDPPVITINKSAVYALYAINYMRDVAYKPEEMFTRTHKCESDAGADVVGVCERIWDQNGHVIEHTEPVCCPCGPHRRVGSSCGSIFDKMIKGKANTAHCVRFPGDWFHVFEIVGRSTGYSIRVQVKKGSSVTEVIVSPENKTVVSKDNFLRVNLIGDFVSHNSMPTFEDFYLVTPRKAGGDGQPQVLGDEFSRWMLLERVRFTLDGLECNKIGVGYEAYRNQPNLCGSPFGSCLYNQLWNFKESDENRIYRNQEPQYIVQGRFDRINQHPNAGAHSFSIGITESLNTNLLIELSADDINYVYQRSPGKIIDINVPTFEALSQVGTAKVTIKNIGKLEASYSLTFDCLSGISYVEEQFFIIKPGQVVIRSFYLRSSSDQASKYRCSAILKASDFSELDRAECQFSTTATVLDNGTQIGPPKQHKKGGIRGFIEAIETLWRNTWDSVIDFFTGRSCSTKCSSFLDLSCHIQYICIGWLVMFGLLLTTLPAVAVLLWLLHQKGMFDPLYDCWEDVFRSPEAAHPKHRGGRGHHAHAHTHHHHHHSKHPHAHKKRSSGAAGQQQHHHHHHVLHRHGGKPDGEQHRHAAALGVQHRDAGHKHHRHGKAPQRERERAPDRERERRHHHSRAA; this is encoded by the exons ATGGCTCCTCCACGCCGCCCCCCTCCTTCCCGGCCCGCTAACCACGCCGTGttcctcctcctcgccgcggcCGCCCTGGTCGGGCCCGCCGTCGGGGTGGAGATCCTCTCCAAGTCCCGCCTGGAGCGCTGCGCCCTGGACTCGGGGGCCGGCGGCGCCCTCTCCTGCGACCGCAAGCTCGTCCTCAACCTCGCCGTACCCAGCGGCTCC AGCGGCGGCGAGTCGTCGCTGGTGGCGCAGGTGGTGGAGGTCGAGGAGAACGATGCGCAGGCGATGCAGACGGTGCGGGATCCCCCCGTCATCACCATCAACAAGTCCGCCGTCTACGCGCTCTATGCCATCAACTACATGAGG GATGTTGCTTATAAACCAGAGGAAATGTTTACCAGGACACATAAATGTGAGTCAGatgctggtgctgatgttgttgGAGTTTGTGAAAG GATATGGGATCAGAACGGTCACGTAATTGAGCATACAGAG CCGGTTTGCTGTCCATGTGGGCCTCATCGCCGTGTTGGTTCGTCTTGCGGATCAATTT TTGATAAAATGATTAAAGGCAAAGCTAATACGGCTCACTGTGTACGTTTTCCAGGTGATTG GTTTCATGTTTTTGAAATTGTGGGAAGGTCAACTGGGTACAGCATCAGAGTACAAGTAAAGAAAGGCTCTTCTGTAACG GAGGTTATTGTTAGTCCAGAGAATAAAACAGTTGTTTCTAAAGATAACTTTCTGAGGGTAAATCTCATTGGTGACTTTGTTAGTCACAATAGTATGCCAACATTTGAAGACTTCTATCTTGTGACTCCACGGAAG GCTGGTGGTGACGGTCAACCGCAAGTTCTTGGCGATGAGTTTTCCAGGTGGATGCTGTTGGAGAGAGTCCGGTTTACATTAGATGGTCTTGAGTGCAACAAGATTGGTGTTGGGTATGAAGCTTACAGAAACCAGCCTAACCTCTGTGGATCACCATTTGGGAGCTGCTTGTACAATCAGCTTTGGAATTTCAAGGAG TCTGACGAGAATCGAATATACAGAAACCAAGAGCCCCAGTATATTGTGCAGGGAAGATTTGATAGGATCAACCAACACCCG AATGCAGGAGCTCATTCATTCTCTATTGGAATCACAGAAAGTCTGAATACTAATTTGCTGATAGAGCTGAGTGCTGATGATATAAATTATGTATACCAGAG GAGTCCAGGGAAAATAATTGACATTAATGTCCCTACATTTGAAGCCTTAAGCCAAGTTGGTACTGCCAAGGTCACAATTAAGAACATTGGCAAACTGGAAGCTTCATATAGCTTGACG TTCGACTGCTTAAGTGGCATCAGTTATGTGGAG GAGCAATTCTTCATCATCAAACCTGGCCAAGTGGTTATCCGCTCATTCTATTTGCGTTCCTCATCAGACCAAGCATCAAAATATCGCTGCTCGG CTATTTTGAAAGCGTCAGATTTCAGTGAACTTGACAGAGCAGAATGCCAGTTCTCGACTACAGCCACCGTTCTTGACAATGGAACACAG ATCGGCCCACCGAAGCAGCATAAGAAGGGTGGCATCAGGGGTTTCATCGAAGCCATCGAAACCTTGTGGCGCAACACGTGGGACAGCGTGATCGATTTCTTCACCGGCAGATCATGCAG CACCAAGTGCTCGAGCTTCCTGGACCTGAGCTGCCACATCCAGTACATATGCATCGGCTGGCTCGTCATGTTCGGCCTGCTGCTCACCACGCTACCCGCAG TCGCGGTGCTGCTGTGGCTGCTCCACCAGAAGGGCATGTTCGACCCGCTGTACGACTGCTGGGAGGACGTGTTCAGGTCGCCGGAGGCCGCACACCCGAAGCACCGGGGAGGCCGAGGCCACCACGCGCACGCCCAcacccaccaccatcaccaccacagcAAGCACCCGCACGCGCACAAGAAGCGTAGCAGCGGGGCGGCCGGGCAGCAgcaacaccaccatcaccaccacgtcctCCACAGGCACGGCGGCAAGCCCGACGGCGAGCAGCACCGGCATGCAGCAGCGCTCGGCGTGCAGCACAGGGACGCCGGGCACAAGCACCACCGGCACGGCAAGGCGccgcagagggagagggagagggcaccAGACCGTGAGcgcgagcgccgccaccaccactcTCGGGCGGCGTAG